Part of the Candidatus Poseidoniia archaeon genome, TCCACACCGCCGCCGAGAACATGGCGCTGGACCAGGCACTCTTCGACGCGCGCGTTGCCGGCGAGGTCCCGAACACGCTGCGCTTCATGCAATTCTCACCTTCGGCGGTGCTCGTTGGCCACCACCAAGTAGTTGCCCAAGAGGCACGGGTTGACTGGTGCGCGAAGCACAGTGTCGATATCAACCGGCGATTGACTGGCGGCGGCGCGATTTACTTTGACGCGACCCAGATTGGGTGGGAACTGGTCGGCTCCCTCGACGATTTTACGGGCCGGGACATGACCGGGCTGACCCGTACCATCTGCGAGGCGGCCGCCGCCGGCCTGCAGGAACTCGGAGTGGCGGCGGAGTTCAGGCCGCGCAACGACATTGAGGTCGAGGGACGCAAAATCTCGGGCACCGGCGGGGTCGCCGACGACGGGGTCTTCCTCTACCAGGGGACGGTGCTGGTCGAGTTCGACATCGAGGCGATGCTGCTGGCGCTACGCATTCCGAACGAGAAACTCACGCCGCGAGGGCTCGAGACCGCTCGCGAGCGGGTCTCCTGCCTTTCGGACCTGCTGTCGCAGGTTCCCGCGAGGGAGCAAATCCAGGCGGCGCTCGCCAGCGCCTTCGCGCACGCCTTCGAAATCGAGTTCGAAACCGGCGAGCTGACGGCATGGGAGCAGGAGCGATTTGCGTCAAAACTGCCTGAAATCGAGTCGGACGACTGGATAAACGCCATCACGGCGCCGGCCGAGGACAAGCAAATCTACACTTCAATCCACAAGCGACCGGGAGGGATGCTGCGCATTCACGCCGCGGTCGACGTCAAGCGCTCGTGGCTGCGGCAGGTCCTGATTACGGGCGACTTCTTCATCAATCCCCGCCGGGCAATCATGGACCTGGAGGCGGAGTTGATGAACACCCCGTTTCCCCAGGTGCGCCCGGTCATCATGCGCTTCTTCGAAAAGCACAAGGTGGATCTGGTCGGGCTCACCCCGGGGGATTTCTGCGACGCGGTCAAGCTTGCGCTGGAGCAGACCACCTACAGTGGCATCGGGATTGCGGAGGCGGACTCGAGCTCGGTCTATCCCGTAAACGTCCCCGAAGGCAAGAGCATCGAGCAGGTTATGTCGGACGCGACCGTCATGTTGCTCCCCTATTGCGCAAAGCTGCCTGATTGCGACTACCGCTTCAAGCAGGGATGCGACGAGTGCGGTCTCTGTAGTATGGGTGATGCCTACCGCATGGCGCGGGAGAATGGGCTGGAAGCGGTCACCATCGTCAAGTTCAAGCATCTCAAGGCAACACTCGCTGAAATGAAGGCGCAAGGCGTCAAGTCCTGGATTGGTTGCGCTTGCGAGGCGTTCTTCATCAAGCGCAACGAGGCGTTCCGTGACGCCGGGATTCCCGGCGTGGTGCTGGATATCGTTGGCAAGACTTGCTACCAGCTGGGCGAGGAGGGCGAGGCGTACGCTGGCACCTTCGAGGCGCAGGCGGACCTGAAGCTGCCGCTGCTGGAGGCGGTAATGGACAACGTCAACCCGGAATTCAACGCCAGGTTCATTCAACCCACGACGCCTACTACGACCGCCGACCAGCATGCCAGCGCCGAGCGGAATTTCAGCGTATGAGGCACTGATGCCCCTGGAGTGGGACCTAATCGTGGTCGGTGGCGGCCCCGGGGGCGCCGCCGCGGCCGCCGTTGCGGCCGTGGCGGGACTGGAGACGCTGTTACTCGAGCGCGGCGGGACGTTGCGGCACAAGCCATGCGGCGGAATCCTGCCCGAAATCACCGAGGAACTCATCGAGGAAGTGTTTGGCGCCCCGCTGCCGCCCGAGGTGCTGGCGGAGCAGGGGGAGCTTCGCCTGCGCTACACCCCCCCGAGCGGCGAGGCGAACGGCGGACGCGTGCGGGAGAGTCGCCTGCTCAACGTGAAGCGAGACCATTTCGACCAGTGGCTGCGCGACCGCGCGGCGCTCGCGGGCGCGACCGTGCAGCATGACGCGCGGGTTTCGGACGTGGAAGCGAACGGCGGATTCAGCATCAGCTACAGCCAGCGTGGCAAGGAGCGGCAAGCAACGGCTGCACAGCTGGTGGGCGGTGACGGAGTCCACTCACTGGTTCGGCGCAGGCTCGCGCCAGACGCGGCCGCGCCGAAAATGCTCGTCGGCCAGCGGCTGGTGCGGGTCGCTGGTGAATTGCCGGCCGACTTCCACTGCGTTTTCGCCGGGATGCTCAGCCCGTTCTACGCCTACACCGTACCGAAGGGCGGGCTGCTCAAGATCGGGAGCGGGATGACTGAGGAGGAACGGACCGACCTGATGCCATCGCTCGACCGCTTCAGCGAATGGCTCGAGCAGAACGGCATAGCCAAGCTCGGCGAAGTGGTCCAGCAGGAGGGCTGGGCAATCCCCTTCGGGGAACCGCGGCTCGACGCTGCGGGTGCGCTGCTCGTCGGCGACGCGGCAGGGCTCTGCAACCCACTCTCGGGGGAGGGCATCCGGCTGGCCATCGAGAGCGGACAGTTGGCGGCCGAGGCGATTATCGAGTCGGGAGCGCGGTCGCCTGTACAGAACTACCGTGAAGGCGTCGCCGGCATCGCACAGATGGTAGCCGCGCTGCATCGCATCGTGCTCGCCACCGACGATGAAACGCGCGAAAAGTTCGTCGCCGCTGAACTCGCTCGCCCGTAGCAACGCGCTCTTTAACCGGCGCAGGCTCCCGCGGCGTGGCCCATGTCGTGATGCTGCGCACCCGCCTCACCAGCGGCGCGCAGCCCGAGCCGGTCGTCGCCGACACCGCCGCTTCGCTCGCTGCGCTGGACCACGAAGTGACGCTGCTGGCATGGGACCGCGACGGTGATAGCGACTGCGAAGCGCAGGCCGGGTGGGGGCGCCTCGTGCGCTACCGGCGCGCCTGCTCGCTCAACGCACCGCTGGCGTTCGTGCGCGAGCTGCCGCGCTTCTGGTGCTGGTGTCTGCGGCGGATTATTGCCTTGCGGGGAGGTGATCTCGTAATTCACGCGCACGACCTCGACACGCTGCCGCTCGGTCTGTTTGCGGCGCGACTGCTGCGCGCGCCGCTGGTCTACGACTGCCACGAGAATTATCCGGCGCTGGTCGAAGGCGCCGTATCGCACCGTGCGGCGCTGCGGCTGCACCAGCTCGAGGCGCGGCTGCTGCGCCGCTGCGATGGCGTGCTGGCAGCGGGACCGCAGGGCTTCGCACGGCTGACCGCGATGCGACACGAGGGGGGCGGCGCGCCGTTCAGCGCGCCGCTGGAGGAAGCGCTCGCAGTCCTGAAACTGCCGCAGCCGGAGCTGGTTCGCGACGGGGTTGCGCTGGTCGGCAACCTGAAACGGCTGGAGGATTATCCAGCCGCGACGATCGCGGCACGGAAACCCGGAAAACAGCTAAAAGTTCTTTATATAGGTGTCCTCGAGAAACGGCCGTCGCGCGGAATCCTCGAAACCGCGCTCGCTATCGAAGGGCTGCGCGACGTCGAGTTTCAGATTGGCGGCTTCGGAACGCTGGTGCCGCAGCTCGAACGGCTCTGCCGGCGGCTGCGCCACAGCCGCTACCTCGGCCCGGTCCCGCCCGGCGATGTGGCACGGTTGACGCTGGAAGCGGACGCGGTGCTGATGGCGCTCGACCCAGCCAACCTCAACAGCCGGCTCAGCGCACCCAACAAGCTGTTCGAAGCGATGTGCGCCGGCGTACCGGTCATTACCTGCAGCGAGCTGCTGATGGGGCATTTTGTCGCCGACGAACAAATCGGCGCCACCTTCGCGTGGGGCGACTGGCGGGCGCTGCGCCGCAGCGCCCGCGAGCTGCGCGACTCCCCTGCCACGCGCGACGCGATGGGACGCCGCGGCCGCGCGCTGGCTGAGTCGGGATTCCACTGGGACGCGGCTGCCGAGCGGCTGGCGCGGCTCTATGACTCGGTGCTGAAACGGTAGTCATCCAGCTCCGCTTCGGGGACGATGACCGGCTCGGCATCGACCTGCCGGATTTCGAGCATACCGGCCCGCGGCGCGTCGAATTGCGGCATTTGCGGCCGGCGCCCCTCAACAAGGTCGACAATCGCGGCGGCAAAGTTGGCGCCGGCGCCGGTGTAGAGCCAGGGGCGCGCCGCGAAGCGAGCGTTGATTTCGGTAACGAGTGGTCGGCCGTCGCGGTCCTCGCGCAGGTCAACCGAGACCGTGCCCGAGCCGTCGAGTCGTTCGCAGATTGCGGCGCCGATGGTATTGAGCCGCTCGTCGTGGAGCGTGCGGCCGGTGCGAATGTTGCCGGTGATGCCGGAGACCGCCGCGGCTGCCATCAGGTAGTCGAGCCGCTCCGACGAACCGGAGGTAACCAGCTCGCCTTCCCACAGGATGCCGGTCCAGTTGAAATTGCGGCACGGCAGGTATTCCTGCACCAGCCACTTCCAGCGCCGCTCGCGCCAGTAATGCAGCCACGCCGTCGCCTCGTCCAGCTCGCGCACCAGGATTGACCCGCGGCCGCCCGCGCCCGACGCGGCGCGCAGCCAGAGCGGCGGCTCCAGCTCGTCGAAGGCGTGCGCGAGGTCCGCTGCGGTGCGCACTGCGAGCGTGCGCGGAGTCGCCACCAGCCCGTCGAGGAACTTGACCGTGCGCCCCTTGTCGAGGAAAGTCGCAACGAGGCTCTCCGGCAGCGCGAAGAGCGGCGCCGCAAGGCGGTCGCGCTGCGGCGAAACCAGCCCCAGCTCGCCGTCCGGGTTGCAGAGCACCAGCCCGATGCCCTCGTCGGCGATAATCGCGTTGAGCGCATCGTAGTAGCCGGGGTCGCGCGCCGGCGGTGCGGGGTGCACCGCGTCGGCGACCTGCTTGCCGATGAGCAGGTTGCGCGGGTCCATGTCGGTACCGACGACCGCGTGCCCCGCCTGGCGCAGGCTGCGCGCGAGGTCCATGCCGATATTTCCGCCGATGCCGGTGACCAGGATCTTCATCGGCCGTGCACGCTTGGGCCGGTATTAAGTGTTGAAGTCCAATACCTGCGTCTCGAAGCTCTGCAAGTTGACCGCGATGGCGCGGTTGGGGTCGGGCTGGAAGCCCATCATGCGCTGGAAGTCGGTCTGCGACTGCCAGGTTCCCGGGTTGAGCAGCAGCATCCCCTGATGCCGCTCGACCCCGCACGAATGGACGTGGCCGGTGACAAAGATGTCGGGCATTTCACGAATCAGCATGTGGTCCTGATCCTCCGGCGCGAGCGGGGTCTTGCCGCCGTAAATCGGCGCCAGGTGGCGGCGCAGCAGCAGCTCCTTCATCATCAGGATGGGCTTGTCGTAGGTCAGGTCGCGCAGGCTCACGAGGTCGTCGAACGACTTGCCATGGTAGCAGAGCACATTGACCCCGGCCAGGTCGAGCAGAGCCGGGTTGGCGGTGAAGGTGACGCCGGGCGGGTAGCGCTCCTGCACGCGCTCCGGCAGCGGTAGCTGCGGCTCCATCAGCCGCACGGCGTCGTGGTTGCCCGGCAGGACGATGACCTGAATGTCGGGCGGCAGCTTCTCCAGCTCGCGCTGCATCACCGCATACTGCTCCCAGACGTCGGTAATCTCCAGCTCCGCCTCCTGCCCGGGGTAGGCATCGATGCCGTCAACCACGTCGCCCGCCAGCACCAGGTAGCCCGGGCGTGGAATCCACTCGCGGTGGTAGTCGACGTCACCATTCAGCCACGCCACGAAGCGGTCCCACTGCGCCTGCTGGAAGGTGTTGCTGCCGATATGCAGGTCGGAGATGAAGAGCGCGGTCCACGGCTCCGCCGCGCGCCCCGGCTCGCGGGCGCGACCCTGGTAGGGGCGTACGATGGGGCCGTTGGCGAACAGCATGTCACCGCGGCGGCTCAGGCGGCCCGAAATCCCGATAACCTCGTCGTGCAGCAGGTTGTGGCT contains:
- a CDS encoding DNA-directed DNA polymerase II small subunit, producing MAADEQEVVAWLSQRNMLPSPELVERVVAHPNGLGWLEQSLLALDSPQLFLGLGDLLPEPEEPTPIVREATGALPPVIIQRQIGRTRADGQLQSYVALFNDRFRTLARLVRRDPAMRDASGLRQVDPDGESTVVGMVAEVRQLQGGRVHAVLEDPDGRLAVMFGEADEASHNLLHDEVIGISGRLSRRGDMLFANGPIVRPYQGRAREPGRAAEPWTALFISDLHIGSNTFQQAQWDRFVAWLNGDVDYHREWIPRPGYLVLAGDVVDGIDAYPGQEAELEITDVWEQYAVMQRELEKLPPDIQVIVLPGNHDAVRLMEPQLPLPERVQERYPPGVTFTANPALLDLAGVNVLCYHGKSFDDLVSLRDLTYDKPILMMKELLLRRHLAPIYGGKTPLAPEDQDHMLIREMPDIFVTGHVHSCGVERHQGMLLLNPGTWQSQTDFQRMMGFQPDPNRAIAVNLQSFETQVLDFNT
- a CDS encoding NAD(P)/FAD-dependent oxidoreductase, with the translated sequence MPLEWDLIVVGGGPGGAAAAAVAAVAGLETLLLERGGTLRHKPCGGILPEITEELIEEVFGAPLPPEVLAEQGELRLRYTPPSGEANGGRVRESRLLNVKRDHFDQWLRDRAALAGATVQHDARVSDVEANGGFSISYSQRGKERQATAAQLVGGDGVHSLVRRRLAPDAAAPKMLVGQRLVRVAGELPADFHCVFAGMLSPFYAYTVPKGGLLKIGSGMTEEERTDLMPSLDRFSEWLEQNGIAKLGEVVQQEGWAIPFGEPRLDAAGALLVGDAAGLCNPLSGEGIRLAIESGQLAAEAIIESGARSPVQNYREGVAGIAQMVAALHRIVLATDDETREKFVAAELARP
- a CDS encoding glycosyltransferase; this encodes MAHVVMLRTRLTSGAQPEPVVADTAASLAALDHEVTLLAWDRDGDSDCEAQAGWGRLVRYRRACSLNAPLAFVRELPRFWCWCLRRIIALRGGDLVIHAHDLDTLPLGLFAARLLRAPLVYDCHENYPALVEGAVSHRAALRLHQLEARLLRRCDGVLAAGPQGFARLTAMRHEGGGAPFSAPLEEALAVLKLPQPELVRDGVALVGNLKRLEDYPAATIAARKPGKQLKVLYIGVLEKRPSRGILETALAIEGLRDVEFQIGGFGTLVPQLERLCRRLRHSRYLGPVPPGDVARLTLEADAVLMALDPANLNSRLSAPNKLFEAMCAGVPVITCSELLMGHFVADEQIGATFAWGDWRALRRSARELRDSPATRDAMGRRGRALAESGFHWDAAAERLARLYDSVLKR
- a CDS encoding ATP-grasp domain-containing protein gives rise to the protein MKILVTGIGGNIGMDLARSLRQAGHAVVGTDMDPRNLLIGKQVADAVHPAPPARDPGYYDALNAIIADEGIGLVLCNPDGELGLVSPQRDRLAAPLFALPESLVATFLDKGRTVKFLDGLVATPRTLAVRTAADLAHAFDELEPPLWLRAASGAGGRGSILVRELDEATAWLHYWRERRWKWLVQEYLPCRNFNWTGILWEGELVTSGSSERLDYLMAAAAVSGITGNIRTGRTLHDERLNTIGAAICERLDGSGTVSVDLREDRDGRPLVTEINARFAARPWLYTGAGANFAAAIVDLVEGRRPQMPQFDAPRAGMLEIRQVDAEPVIVPEAELDDYRFSTES
- a CDS encoding DUF116 domain-containing protein, with protein sequence MSREAGKWRLLDTGVHTAAENMALDQALFDARVAGEVPNTLRFMQFSPSAVLVGHHQVVAQEARVDWCAKHSVDINRRLTGGGAIYFDATQIGWELVGSLDDFTGRDMTGLTRTICEAAAAGLQELGVAAEFRPRNDIEVEGRKISGTGGVADDGVFLYQGTVLVEFDIEAMLLALRIPNEKLTPRGLETARERVSCLSDLLSQVPAREQIQAALASAFAHAFEIEFETGELTAWEQERFASKLPEIESDDWINAITAPAEDKQIYTSIHKRPGGMLRIHAAVDVKRSWLRQVLITGDFFINPRRAIMDLEAELMNTPFPQVRPVIMRFFEKHKVDLVGLTPGDFCDAVKLALEQTTYSGIGIAEADSSSVYPVNVPEGKSIEQVMSDATVMLLPYCAKLPDCDYRFKQGCDECGLCSMGDAYRMARENGLEAVTIVKFKHLKATLAEMKAQGVKSWIGCACEAFFIKRNEAFRDAGIPGVVLDIVGKTCYQLGEEGEAYAGTFEAQADLKLPLLEAVMDNVNPEFNARFIQPTTPTTTADQHASAERNFSV